The Pimelobacter simplex genomic sequence CGAGCGACCAGGTGTGGCTGGGGTCGTCCACGGAGTAGACCTGGTGCTGGCCGTCGGGGCCGCTCGCCAGGGTCCGGTACGCCGGGTGCAGGTCGGTCAGCGTGGACGCGCGGACGGTGACCGCGTCCGTGGCCTGCGGACAGGTGAACGTGACGTCAGCACCGTCTGCGACGAGGTCGCCGACCGCGTGCACCTCCCCCACGCACGGGGCGCCGCCGGCGGTGACCGCGACGTGGTCGAGCAGGTAGGTGGCGAGGGCCGGGTCCTCCTGGACCTGCGCGCCGTCGTCCGCCTCGTAGGCGACCGCACCGTCGAGCATCACCCGGTCCTGCGGGAGGACGCCGAGGTGGATGCCGAGCAGGGTGAGGTCGTCGGCGGCGCCGACCTTCCACGTCACGTGGACGACGGCCGGGTCGGTCGCGTCACGGGAGACCCCCAGGGTCTGCGGGTCACCGAACGGATGGGCGGCGATCACGTCGTCGCCACCAGCTGACCGACGGCGAGCGTCGTCACGACGCAGCCGATCACGGTCACGCTCGTCGCGGCGAGGACGGGGGCGACCCGGGTGGCGACGGCCAGGAGCGCGCGGGACTCCGCGGCGCGGACCACGATGCTGCGCCCGGCCAGCGCGAGCAGGCCGACGCCGAAGAGCACCGTGGCCAGGCCCAGCCCGAACGTGATGACGAGCAGCAGCGCGAAGCCGGAGCGGCCCGCGAAGATGCCGGTGACCAGGACCAGGAAGGCGGCCGGGGACGGGGTCAGTCCGCCGGAGATGCCCAGCAGGACCAGGCCCGGACGACTGGGACCGGTCGCATGCCCGTGGCCGTGCCCATGACCGTGACCGTGGCCGTGCCCATGACCGTGTCCGTGCCCATGGCCGTGGCCGTGGCCTCCGGCACGGAGGTGCCGGCGGAACAGCCAGATCCCGACGCCGACCACCATCAGCCCGGCGACGAGCTGGAGGCCGGAGGTGAGCCGCTCGAGCGGCAGCAGGTCCGAGAGCGAGAGGAACGTCCAGGCCAGCGCGATGACCAGCACCGAGAGGGTGTGCATCACCGCGACCGAGACGCCGAGCCATGCGGCGTCGCGCACCTTGCCATCCGAGCCGACCAGGTACGCCGCCGCGAGGCTCTTGCCGTGCCCCGGACCGACCGCGTGGGCGGCGCCGGCGGCGAAGGCGAGCACGAAGGCGACCGGGAGGAATCCAGGCGACTGGACCAGGCTCAGCAGACGGTCATCGAGGGACGTGGGGGGCACGGGACCTCATCGAAACCGGCGCAGTTGAAGTCAACGGTGTTGATCGATGGCCGTGCGGGGCCCGCCAGGTGAAGAGAAAGGTAAAGGAATCCCTCAGCGCACGGTGCAGGACGAGCGCACGGTGGCGTTCGAGCTGCCGGCGCTCGCACCCGGCGACATCTCCAGACGCGGGTCGCCCTCCTGGCCCTTGCCCGAGCGCAGCACCAGGTCGACGGTCTGGGACTTGCCCGGGTCGAGCAGGACGCCGACGCTGGCGACCTTGCGGCCGGCGTACGACAGGA encodes the following:
- a CDS encoding HoxN/HupN/NixA family nickel/cobalt transporter encodes the protein MPPTSLDDRLLSLVQSPGFLPVAFVLAFAAGAAHAVGPGHGKSLAAAYLVGSDGKVRDAAWLGVSVAVMHTLSVLVIALAWTFLSLSDLLPLERLTSGLQLVAGLMVVGVGIWLFRRHLRAGGHGHGHGHGHGHGHGHGHGHGHGHGHATGPSRPGLVLLGISGGLTPSPAAFLVLVTGIFAGRSGFALLLVITFGLGLATVLFGVGLLALAGRSIVVRAAESRALLAVATRVAPVLAATSVTVIGCVVTTLAVGQLVATT